In the genome of Granulibacter bethesdensis CGDNIH1, one region contains:
- a CDS encoding lytic murein transglycosylase, whose amino-acid sequence MMCIPRRSFLSALPAAACLGAAGVVFPSNQAEAQDFRGFIAGVKAEGRRAGISDTILAQALNTLSPNTRVIELDRKQPEFTMTWERYRSTRLSEKRIAAGREQAARNAQLLMQVENAYGVDRGVILGIWGLETNYGAFQGGFNVIEATATLAWEGRRASFFRAELMAALKILNHGDITMPRMQGSYAGAMGQPQFMPTSFNRYAVDFDGDGRRNIWDSVPDVLASIANYLLKSGWHQGQPWGTQAIAPATIDPSVAGRENRLSLAEWARLGVTLGNGQRLPASPLPASLILPDGPGGEAFLAYPNFNVIRRYNPSDFYAIAVGMIGDMVMA is encoded by the coding sequence ATGATGTGTATTCCCCGGCGCTCTTTTCTGTCTGCTCTTCCAGCTGCGGCATGTCTCGGCGCAGCCGGTGTGGTTTTTCCTTCAAATCAAGCTGAAGCGCAGGATTTCCGCGGTTTTATTGCCGGGGTGAAGGCAGAGGGCAGGCGGGCAGGCATCTCCGATACGATTTTGGCGCAGGCGTTGAACACTCTTTCCCCCAACACGCGGGTGATCGAGCTGGACCGCAAACAGCCTGAATTCACCATGACCTGGGAACGCTATCGCAGCACGCGCCTGTCGGAAAAACGCATTGCAGCCGGGCGGGAGCAGGCTGCCCGGAATGCGCAGTTGTTGATGCAGGTGGAGAACGCATACGGTGTGGATCGCGGCGTTATCCTCGGCATCTGGGGGCTGGAGACCAATTACGGCGCTTTTCAGGGTGGCTTCAACGTCATTGAGGCAACGGCTACGCTCGCATGGGAGGGCCGCCGTGCTTCTTTTTTCCGGGCGGAGTTGATGGCGGCGCTGAAAATCCTGAACCATGGCGACATCACGATGCCACGCATGCAGGGAAGCTATGCCGGGGCCATGGGACAGCCGCAATTCATGCCGACCTCCTTCAACCGGTATGCGGTTGATTTCGATGGCGATGGCCGTCGCAATATCTGGGACAGTGTACCGGATGTGTTGGCCTCGATTGCCAATTACCTGCTCAAATCCGGCTGGCATCAGGGGCAACCCTGGGGGACGCAGGCGATTGCTCCGGCGACGATCGATCCTTCTGTGGCTGGCCGTGAAAACAGATTGAGCCTTGCCGAATGGGCACGGCTTGGTGTGACGCTTGGTAACGGGCAGAGGCTTCCGGCGTCTCCCCTCCCGGCCTCCCTGATTTTGCCGGATGGACCGGGGGGCGAGGCTTTCCTTGCTTATCCGAATTTTAACGTGATTCGGCGCTATAATCCTTCCGACTTCTATGCCATTGCCGTGGGGATGATCGGGGATATGGTGATGGCGTGA